CCCCTGGACCGCGCGCGCCTCCGAGCGCCTGCGCGAGATCTTCGAGACGGACTGCGAGGTCTTCTTCGTCTTCAACGGCACCGCCGCGAACTCCCTTGCTCTCGCCTCGCTTTGCCAGTCGTACCACAGTATCATCTGCCACGAAATGGCGCACATAGAGACGGACGAGTGCGGTGCCGCGGAATTCTTCAGTAACGGCACGAAGGTACTGCTCGTGCGCGGGGACAACGGGAAGGTCGACCCGGCCGAGGTGGTGCACGCCGTGAAGCGCCGCTCCGACATCCACTATCCGAAGCCGAAGGTGCTGAGCCTCACGCAGGCGACAGAGCTTGGGACTGTCTACTCCGTGGACGAGTTGCAGGCGATAGCGGAACTGGCCCGCAGGCACAAGCTGCGCATCCACATGGACGGGGCCCGCTTCTCCAACGCGGTCGCCTCCCTCGGAGTCGCCCCGAAAGAAATCACCTGGAAGGCCGGCGTCGACGTCCTCTGCTTCGGCGGGACAAAGAACGGGTTTGCCATCGGTGAGGCGGTCGTCTTCTTCAACAAGGAGCTCGCCTACGAGTTCGAGTATCGCTGCAAGCAGGCGGGGCAACTCGCCTCCAAAATGCGTTTTTTGACGGCACCATGGGTGGGGATGCTGGAAAACGACATGTGGCTGACCCGCGCGGGGAACGCCAACCGGTGCGCCCGCCTCCTGGAGAGCCAGCTCAGGTCGATCGATGGCGTCGATGTCATGTATCCGAGCCAGGCCAACGCCGTTTTTGTCGACCTCCCGCCGCAGCTGGCCGAGATGCTGCGGGAAATGGGATGGCACTTCTATACCTTTATCGGCTCGGGCGGCGCCCGCTTCATGTGCTCCTGGGAGACTACTGAAGCTGATGTGGACGCACTGGTCAAAGACATCCAGGCAGCAAGCGCACAATTGAAAGGGGAAAAAGCATGAAGCGCAGCATCGTACTCACCGCACTACTGATCGTTCTCACCTCCGCATCCGCACAGGCCGCCGAACCGGCACCGGCGGAGACGGCACAATCCCTCTACCTCCAGGCCGGGAAGGCTGAGCGGCAGGACCAGCAGGCCAAGGCAAAAGAGCTGTACGAAGCGATCATCGACCGCTTCCCCACCAGCGATCTCGCGCTGAACGCGAACGACCGCCTTCTCGAGCTGATGAGGGGAACGACGACCGCCCCGTCGACGAAGCCGACCCCGCCCCCCCCTGCTGACCCGAAGGCAAAAGCGCGGGAACTGCTGGCGCTGAAGAAAAAGGCGGCCGACATCCAGGACAAAGAGTGGCGTCGTCTCTCCATCGCCTTTTTCAACCGTTACGACCACAGGTACAACCGCAGCGAATTGAGGGAAAACGAGCAGCAGTGGGACAAGCTCGCCGAGGAAAAAGTAAGGGAAGAGCTCGGGATGGGGAGTGCGGAAATCAACGCACGGTTCGAGGAAGCATGCCACAAGCTCGGCATCACCGGCACCTGCGATGAGAAGGCGCTGAAGTAACGCAGGATCGGCAGCTTACGCTGCAGCAGATAAAGTATTGCAGGAAGAGATGAAGGCCAGGTACCCACCTGGCCTTTTTTTTGTCGGGCGGGATGAGCCGCAGGCTTTCCCGGCGCCCCCTCCTTCATGCGGCACCAGGATGCCGGAAACGCTCCGCTTATTCCGGCCTACAACACGTCAACATTCCGCCGAGCTCTATGGAAAGGGGTACTCCATGTAGGCTGCCGTCCCTTGCGCGACTTCTTTCCCGAAAAGGGAGGCGACGACGTGGAGGCTCATGTCTATTCCCGCGCTGATTCCGGCTGAGGTCACCACCTTCCCTTCATCCACAAAGCGTGCGTCACGCAAGACCTCGCTTTCGGGAGCTATCTCGGCGAGGAGCCCGAAAGCACTGTGATGGGTGGTGCATCGCAGCCCGTTCAGAAGACCCGCCTTCCCGAGGAGCAGTGCCCCGGTACAGACCGAAAGCACCCTCTCGGCCCCCTGTGCCGATGTGACGATCCAGGAGAGGACCTCGTTGTCGTGCAGGAGGGGACGCGTCCCGCTGCCACCAGGGATGATCAGAATGTCCGGCACCGGCGCCTCCCCGAGGGCGTAGTGCGGGATCACCGACAGCCCGTTTCGGGCTCGTACCTCCCTCTTCTCTCCCGACACGGTGAAGATCTCCATAAGACCATATCCATTCACTTCATTGGTGACGGAAAAGACTTCGAACGGACCGGCAAAGTCCAGAACCTCCACATCATCGATTATGAGAATGGCTACCCTCTTTTTCTCTACCACGGCTCCTCCTGATCCTCGGAATGAATGGACGCCAACATTACCACCGCACGGACGGCATGTCCACCGCTTGTACCGGCGACCGGACCTCGCGATGCTATACTCCTGGTGGATTGAAGGACATCTCATCTTCGGGAGGAGCTCTTATGGCAAAGATTCGCGATATGGCAGTCGTCGTCACCGGAGCATCGAGCGGCATCGGCAGAGCGGTCGCCCTCCATGTCGCTGCGAAGGGGGGTACGGTCTGGCTCGTTGCCCGAAACAGAAAGTCGTTGCAGGTAGTAGCCAACGAATGCCGCAGCAAGGGGGGGATGGCAGTAGAACTGCCGGCCGACGTCACCCACGCCGAACAGATGCACGACGTGGCCCGACGGATGGTGGAATACTGCGGTCGCATCGACGTCTGGATCAATAATGCCGCTGTCTTCATCATGGGACGACTGGAGGAAATCCCCTCCCAGGCGGTACGGCGGGTGCTGGATGTCGATCTCCTCGGCTACTTCCACGGGGCACAGGCCGCCATCTCGGTCTTCCGGGAGCAGGGTCACGGCCTCCTCATCAACATCGGCTCCGTTGCAGGGCTGAGCGGCCAGCCATTCGCAGCCCCTTACGTCGCCGCCAAAGCCGGGATCGAGGGTCTGTCAAAGTCGTTGCGCATGGAGCTAAGGGACGTGCCGGGGATCCGGGTATGCACCATGCGCTTTCCCTCCATCGATACTCCGCTTTTTGGGCACGCCGCGAACTATACCGGACTCGAAGTGCGACCGCTTAAACCGGTTCTCGCGGCTGAAGCCGCCGCACGAGCCGTATTGCGGCTGATCCGGCACCCAAGAAACAGCGCCTATCTCGGCTGCAGAGCCCCTCTCCTCACGCGGATAGCAATGATGCCGGGAATCGGAGAAAAAATAATGGCGACCAAGGTAGACCGGGAACAGTTGGGTCCGGAGCAGGCGGCAACGCACGATGGGAACCTTTATCATCCGCCGGATGACAATTCCGTGTCGGGTGGATGGAGGGGTGGCAAAGCGCCCGCCCGCGGGATAGCTCTTGCCTCGGCCGCACTGGTTCTCGGGTTTTTCGCCGCGAGGCGCATGGCGCGGGCATGACGGCGATAACGCGAGCTCAAGAAATGGCGCCCTCGCGCCGGACGGCGGAGCAGGGATGATTCCCACGCCCCAACACAGCGACAAAAAGGCGGACTTGGTCGATGACTGTACCGAGACGTCGTGCGGCACTATCTACGCCCGGCGCGGCGGGATCGATCTGGCGGGAACGCCCGTCATCCTCGTGCACGGGCTGGTAGTCACCAGCCGCTACATGATCCCGCTCGCGTCGCGCCTCGCGGCGTACTTCCCCGTCTACGCTCTCGACCTCCCCGGCTACGGCAATAGTTCCAAGCCGGCTCTCCCTTCAGGGATGACAGAGTTGGCTGACGCCATCGAGGCGTGGTTGGAGGCAAAGCGATTCTCCCGTGTCCACCTGGTCGGCAACTCCATGGGGTGCCAGGTCATCGCCGACTTTGCCACCCGCTTCCCGTCCCGCGTCGACCGCATCGTTTTCCTCGGGCCGACAGTCGACCCGCACGCACGCTCCTTCTGGCGTCAACTCTGGCGGCAAATGGAAAACGCGCTTTACCAGAAGCCTCTCCTGCCGGTCATCGCTGCCGACTACTCTACCGTCGGCTTCAGGCGCTCCGTCGCCATTACCGCCATCACCCTCAACGACAGAGAAGAGGAGAAACTCCCCCGCATCCCTGTCCCCGTCCTGGTTGTAAGAGGTTCTCGCGACCCGGTCTGCCCCCAGAGATGGGCAGAGGAAGCGGTGCGCCTCCTCCCCCGCGGGGAGCTGCGCATTATCCCCGGCGGGCAGCATGTCCTCAACTTCAGCATGCCTCGGGAGGTCGTACGCGTGATGCTCCCCTTCCTTCATGCTGAGGCTGACATCTTTTCCTGAACTCCCACTCATACTTCTTGACCACATATAGTTTTTATCATATATTCAACAACAACTATACCCACCATTCATGCTGAAGAAGGAGGCACCATGCAAGAGCGTATCGTGGTCATCGGCGCAAACGCCGCCGGGGCGAAGGCAGCCGCCAAGGCGAAACGAATAAACCCTTCCGCTCAGGTCACAGTTGTCGACCGCGGAAGCTTCATATCGTATGGCGCCTGCGGCATTCCCTACTACATCTCCGACACGGTCGCGGACGTGAAGGATCTGATGTCGACCCCGGTGGGGGTCGTCCGCGACGTCCCCTTCTTCAGGAAGGTGAAGGGGGTCGAGGTCCTCATCAGGACCGAAGCGATCGGGGTGGAGCGCCAGAAAAAGCTGGTGCACCTTGTCGAGCTGGAAAGCGGGCGAACCTTCACCCTCCCCTACGACACACTCATCCTGGCGACCGGCAGTTCCCCCCTCGTCCCTCCCCTTTCCGGTCTTGACCTCTCAGGGATCGTCACGGTGAAGTCGATAGAGGACGCGCAGCGCCTGAAGGAATTGGCACAACCGGGGAAGCGGGCCTGCGTTGTAGGGGGGGGACTGATCGGGCTGGAGACGGCTGAGGCCTTTCAGATGAAGGGGATGGAGGTCACCGTTGTGGAGATGCGGGAGCAGCTACTCCCTGGTCTGTTCGATCCCGAGATGGCCTATCTGGTGGAGAAGAAACTCCGTCAAAGCGGCGTGGAGGTACATACATCCTGCAGCCTCACGGGGTTCACCGGAAAGGGAAGCGTTGCCTCCGTTCTCACCAGCACGGGTGAAATCCCCACTGACCTGGTCGTACTGTCCCTTGGGGTGAAGCCGAACGGCGAGCTCGCACAGGGGGCAGGGCTGGAGACGGGTGTGAAAGGTGCGATAGCGGTCGACGACCATATGCGCACCAGCGATCCCGACATCTATGCCTGCGGAGATTGCTGCGAATGCACCCACCTCGTGACAGGAAAAAAGGTCTATCTCCCACTCGGCAGCACTGCCAACAAACAGGGGCGGGTGGCGGGGATCAACGCAGCTGGGGGTGACGCCAGGTTTCAAGGAGTGATCGGCACGGGCATCATCAGGGTGTTGAGCATAAATGCCGGCAGGACAGGACTGACCGAGGCGCAGGCCAGGGCGGAAGGGTACGAGGTGGCGACGGTCCTCTCCCCTGCCCCGGATCGCGCACACTTCTTTCCCGGTGCCAAGCCAATAGCTTTGAAGCTGGTAGCCGATCGCGGCACCGGCAGGCTCCTGGGGCTGCAGGCGGTCGGTGAAGGGGCCGTCGACAAGAGGGTCGACGCGGCGGCCACCGCCATCACCTTCAGGGCCACGGCGGAACAGATCTCGCAGCTCGATCTGGCCTACGCTCCACCGTACTCCGCCGCGATGGACAACCTCATCGTTGCCGCCGATATCCTGAAGAACAAGATAAGCGGGGAGGCCCGCGGCATCTCCCCGATGGAAGTAAAGCGAAAGCTCGACGAGGGGGAGGACTTCGTCCTGCTCGATGTACGCTCTCCGGCGGAACACGCTGAGGTCGCCATAGAGGGTGCGAAGCTCATCCCGCTCGGCATGCTGCGCGAGAAGCTCGACACGCTCCCAAAAGACAAGGAGATCGTCACCTTCTGCAAGATCAGTCTGAGGGGGTACGAGGCGCAGAAAATACTCGACGCAGCAGGGTTTCCGAGGACGTCCTTCATGGATGGCGGGATCCTTACCTGGCCTTACCAGCTCATACGGCCGCAGGGGTAGCCGGGTGCAGGCTGGGTGACGCAGCGCGAGTGGGTGGTGAACGCACCCACTCGCACTTTCACTCTCTTCCTTCAGCGTCGGACGGCGCTCCGTCTCCCGGAAGGGATTTGGTGTCACATTCAACCACAGCCAGCGCCTTCTCCCCCACGAGAGCCAACGCAACCTTCTTTCGGGCGCTCGCCACCAGCCTCTGGACCGTGCCGCGCGAGACCCCCATGGAGAGACCCGCTTCCTCCTGGGTCTTCCCCTCACCATCACAAAGGTGCAGCGCCTCGAGCTCATCATGCCCGAGCCGTATTACCTCCAGGTCCGCCATCTGAACCCCTGCGGGCTTGAACACCGTTCCGCACCCATCCTTGTGGCGGCAACTGCAGATCCTCGCCTTGCGCGGCCGCGGCATCAGTGTGAGCACCCTGAGCCATGGCCGTGTCCATGACCATGCCCGCCACGACAGGTTTGTCCGGGCTCGAACTCGGGGAGGGTGCTCGCCTTCAAGAGCGGTACATTACCGCCGACGGTCGCCTCCTTCGCCTGGTAAACCCGCATCCCGGCCGCATGCAGCTTCTGCAGAGCACCGAGCCCGATGCCGCCGACGACGACTCCGTCGACGCGCTCACCACCGAGTGCGGCAATCGGATTGCAGCCGCCATGATCGTGAATGCGGTTGGCGTTCTGAATGGCAGCCACATCGCTCGTTGCCAGATCGACGACGAGAAATACCGGCGCCGATCCGAAGTGCCCGAAGATCTCGCTCTCCATCCCGTTGTCTTCTGCTACAGGAAAACAGACTCGCATCATGCACCTCCCGTTAAAATTGAGTATATGCACAGAATATACACCGGACACCACATGTCAAGGTAAGAAGGGAAGCGTTATGTGGCCCCGACTAGCCGCGGGAAATTGTAGGAATGTAGGCCGGAATAAGCGGAGCGTTTCCGGCATAAGGCAGCGAGCTCTGTTAGGGGGGCACAAGGTAGCCTCTTACAGGAGCGCCAGCGAGAAAGCCGCCCCCGCGAAAACGACGAGGAGAAGATCGACCTTGCGCAGCAGCGCGCAGAAGGCGACAAGCGCGAGGATTCCTCTCTTCGCGTCCCACGGGATCTCCAGAGAGAACTGGTACGTCACGTAAAAGAGGAGGCCTACGAAGCACGCCATGATCCCCCTGGAGGCGCAGGCAAAGAGTTGTGAAGACTTCAGGCGGGCAAAGTACGGCTCCGAGAGTATCAGGAGGATAAAGGAGGGAGAAAAGGTTGCCAAGGTCGCAGCTACCGCGCCGGCAACACCGAAGAGGAGGTAGCCGATGAAGGTCCCGGTAATGCTGATCGGCCCCGGCGTCACCTGCCCCAGTGCGATGCCGTCGATGAACGCCTTGCTCTCGAGCCAGCCTCGGGAGACGAACTCGTGATGCATGAGGGGAAGGGCTGAGAGACCGCCCCCAAAAGCGAGGAAATTGATCTCCAACATCCGGGCCGAAAGGGTGAAAAGCCGCGGGTGCGCGAACCAGAGAGCGGCCAAGCCCACACCAACGCACGCAGCAGAGATCACCACACGCTTTCTCACCGTACTGTCACCGGCTTCCGGTACGGGAGAGGTGGCGGGGGTGGCACGGAAAATGACCATGCCTACCAGGGCGCTGGCGCCGATTACCGCAGCGGCATTAATCTTCAGGTAGAGAAGCCCGGCGCAAAGAAGGGCGATCGCGACACCCTTCACGCTTTTCACGATGTCCTTCCCGAAGGTGCACGCCGCGTGCGCGACGATCGACACCACGATGACCTGGAGACCGCCGAAGAGGGAGACCACCTCCGTGATCGAACGGGATGCGGCGTAGAAACGGGAGAGGAGGAGCATGAGAAAAAAGGCGGGGAGGCCGAGGCCGAGGTAGGCGAGCGCCGCCCCCCTTACGCCCTGCGCCTTGAGCCCCACATAGGCAGCGACCTGCATCGCGGTGGCGCCGGGAATGGATTGGGAAAGTACGACACCGTCCTTGAAGGTGGCAGCATCTACCCACTTTTTCCTCACCACTGCGAGTTCCCGAACGTGGGCGATGATCGCCGGCCCTCCAAAGGCGGTGCACCCGAGCTTCAGGAACTCCCAGAAGAGCTCGCGTCCCCCCTCTGCCTTTTCCTTAGTCTCCGTCACTGGGAGATCCTGCTCGCAAAACTTCATCGCAACCTCTTAGCGAAGCTCACAAAAGAAAAAAGGCCGAACCCTGTCATCGAGTTCAGCCTCAAAGAATGCGTCAGCCGTGCAACCGGCTGGAATCGGTACGGGCAGCGTGCCCGGTGCGTCGCTGCCGCCGCATCATGACGGCGGCGCGTGCCCTGCAGCATGAGGCTGCACACTTCTAGTTGATTTCACAGCCCCTGTCAACGAAATCTTCGGCGCCGCAGGGCCATACGCTGACGCGGTTGCGACCGGCCTGCTTCGATACATACAGAGCCCGGTCCGCCGCCTCGATAAACCAGGAGACCGTGCTCGACCTCGTCACCGGTGCCCCCACGACCCCCAGACTGATGGTGACGCAGTCAGCGACCTGCGAGGTCTGGTGCGGCACGTGGATCCTCATCATCTCCTCGCGCAGCTTTTCCGCCAGGAGCGAGGCGGCATGAGGCGGGGTATCGGCCAGTATGACCGCAAACTCCTCTCCCCCGAAGCGCGCCACCAGGTCACCGGCACGCCTGAAGACGGTGCGCATGGTGTTTGCCACCACCTTCAGGCAGCGGTCACCGGCAAGATGGCCGTACGCGTCGTTGTAGCGCTTGAAGAAGTCAACGTCGCACAGAATGAGCGACAGGCATTGCCCGGTATGGCAGGCACGCCGCACCTCCATCTCCAGCACCTCGTTGAAGTGCCTGCGGTTGGCAAGGCGAGTGAGACCATCCTCGATGGCGAGCTTTTGCAGATCCTGGTTTTTCCTGCTGAGCTCCGCGGCCAATTGCTGCAGGAGATCGCGGCTGCGTTTCAATTCGAGGTGGTTCCTGACGCGCGCCTTCACAATCGGCGTGCTGACGGGCTTCAGCATGTAGTCTATGGCGCCGCATTCCAGCCCCTTCGCCTGGTCCGCCTCTGTACTCATGGCGCTGACGAAGATTACCGGCACATCCTTTGTCTTTGCGCTCCTCTTCAGTTCCTGGCAAACCTCGTAGCCGTCCATCTCCGGCATCATCACGTCGAGAAGAATCAGGTCGGGCGCCTCACGGTTCGCGATCTGCAGTGCATCAGCACCGCAGTTGGCCGAGTAGATCTTGTAATCGTGGTGCAGTATCCCGCGCAGAATCTCTATGTTTGTCTGCGTGTCGTCCACGATCAAAAGCTTTTGCATGTCTGTTCCCATCTCTACCCGCCGAATGTCATCTGATGCAAAGCCTGTGCAGCAACCGGAGGTCGAATTCCGGAAAAACGCGAAGAAGGTTCGTGTATGGTATCGACAGAATCGACAGCGGCTTTAGCTTATTCATGAAACTATTTCGGCACCCTCCGCTACCGTCCACAGCGCGTCCCTCAGACCAGATTTGCGGTCGACCTTGCGCGAAACCGCCCCCAGAAAAACCTCCTCGTCCCCCCAGATCTCCACAGAGCTCTTTGCCCTGGTTATTCCGGTGTAGATGAGTTCCCGGGTCAGCGCCTCAGTCTCGTGGGCGGGGAGGACCATGAGGACCTTGTCGAACTCTGATCCCTGGCTCTTGTGTACCGTCATGGCAAAGACCGTGTCGTGCGCGGGGAGGCGCACCGGCGAGACCTTGCGCACCCCTCCATCGGGTGACGGAAAGAAGACGCGCAGCGCCCCCTCCCCTTCCTGGTCGGGCAGGACAATCCCGATGTCTCCGTTGAAGAGCTTCAGGTTGTAGTCGTTCACCGTGATCATGATCGGCCTGCCGCTGTACCAGCGGCTCCCCTTTTGGATCAACCCTTTTTCGGAGAGGATCTCCTCCACGAGATCGTTCATCCCTGTCACCCCGTACGGACCCTGACGCAGCGCGCACAGGATGCGGAATGAGTCGAAGCGCCGCAGCGCTTCCTCGGCAGTGGAGGCGCAGAGGTACCCGCGATAGCCGGTGATGACCTGCTCGGTCAGCGATTTCTTGAGCCGCTCCGGCGCGGGGACGGCCTGCCACCTCACATCATCTCGACCTTCCCGCAAAAGGGAGAGCGCGCTCCTCCCCTCCCCTGCATTTACTGCGCGGGCCGACGCTCCGATACCGCTTTCGGAGCCGAAGCGGTAATTTTTCTTCAGGACGACGAGGGAATCGGTGAGGCACGATCCCGGTTCGTAGGGGGGCAGGACCTCCCCGGCAACGCGCTCGGCAAAGGCTGAGAATGCTTCAGAGAACGGCTCCCGCCGCCCGCCGCCGCAGATATCCCCAAGCGCAGCCCCCGCCTCCACCGACGCGAGCTGATCCCTGTCGCCCAAAAGGATAAAACGAGCGTCAGGCTTCAGAGCTGTAGCGAGCTTCGCCATGAGCGGCAAGGCGACCATCGATGCCTCGTCGATGATGACGACGTCGAAGGGGAGCGGGTTATCCTCGGAGTGGCGAAAGCGGAAGGAGCCCGCGCGCACCCCCAGGAGACGGTGGATGGTGCTGACCTCCTCCGGTATGAGCGCCCTGATCTCGGCGCTCGTGTCGAGCTTCTCCTTCATCCCCCGGATCGAATCCTTCAGACGCGCAGCAGCCTTTCCGGTCGGCGCGGCAAGGGCGATGCGCACCTTCTTTCCCGCCGCCTGCTCAAGGAGAAGCGCAAGGATCTTCACGACGGTGGAGGTCTTCCCGGTGCCGGGCCCTCCGGAGATGACGCTGAACCTCTTTCTTACCGCGGCAAGGGCTGTGAGCTTCTGCCAGTCCACCTCCCCCGGCGACGCGGGGAAAAGCCTGCCCACACCGGCGGCGAGAAGTGGCTCGTCGACCCCGTCCTCCAGGCAGGCCGACTTTTCCCTGATGACCCGCACCAGATCCC
The DNA window shown above is from Geomonas sp. RF6 and carries:
- a CDS encoding threonine aldolase family protein, whose amino-acid sequence is MTVTSTHPTRFQFASDNYAGVCPEAWEAMAEANRGYASSYGEDPWTARASERLREIFETDCEVFFVFNGTAANSLALASLCQSYHSIICHEMAHIETDECGAAEFFSNGTKVLLVRGDNGKVDPAEVVHAVKRRSDIHYPKPKVLSLTQATELGTVYSVDELQAIAELARRHKLRIHMDGARFSNAVASLGVAPKEITWKAGVDVLCFGGTKNGFAIGEAVVFFNKELAYEFEYRCKQAGQLASKMRFLTAPWVGMLENDMWLTRAGNANRCARLLESQLRSIDGVDVMYPSQANAVFVDLPPQLAEMLREMGWHFYTFIGSGGARFMCSWETTEADVDALVKDIQAASAQLKGEKA
- a CDS encoding DJ-1/PfpI family protein, which gives rise to MVEKKRVAILIIDDVEVLDFAGPFEVFSVTNEVNGYGLMEIFTVSGEKREVRARNGLSVIPHYALGEAPVPDILIIPGGSGTRPLLHDNEVLSWIVTSAQGAERVLSVCTGALLLGKAGLLNGLRCTTHHSAFGLLAEIAPESEVLRDARFVDEGKVVTSAGISAGIDMSLHVVASLFGKEVAQGTAAYMEYPFP
- a CDS encoding SDR family NAD(P)-dependent oxidoreductase; amino-acid sequence: MAKIRDMAVVVTGASSGIGRAVALHVAAKGGTVWLVARNRKSLQVVANECRSKGGMAVELPADVTHAEQMHDVARRMVEYCGRIDVWINNAAVFIMGRLEEIPSQAVRRVLDVDLLGYFHGAQAAISVFREQGHGLLINIGSVAGLSGQPFAAPYVAAKAGIEGLSKSLRMELRDVPGIRVCTMRFPSIDTPLFGHAANYTGLEVRPLKPVLAAEAAARAVLRLIRHPRNSAYLGCRAPLLTRIAMMPGIGEKIMATKVDREQLGPEQAATHDGNLYHPPDDNSVSGGWRGGKAPARGIALASAALVLGFFAARRMARA
- a CDS encoding alpha/beta fold hydrolase is translated as MVDDCTETSCGTIYARRGGIDLAGTPVILVHGLVVTSRYMIPLASRLAAYFPVYALDLPGYGNSSKPALPSGMTELADAIEAWLEAKRFSRVHLVGNSMGCQVIADFATRFPSRVDRIVFLGPTVDPHARSFWRQLWRQMENALYQKPLLPVIAADYSTVGFRRSVAITAITLNDREEEKLPRIPVPVLVVRGSRDPVCPQRWAEEAVRLLPRGELRIIPGGQHVLNFSMPREVVRVMLPFLHAEADIFS
- a CDS encoding FAD-dependent oxidoreductase, encoding MQERIVVIGANAAGAKAAAKAKRINPSAQVTVVDRGSFISYGACGIPYYISDTVADVKDLMSTPVGVVRDVPFFRKVKGVEVLIRTEAIGVERQKKLVHLVELESGRTFTLPYDTLILATGSSPLVPPLSGLDLSGIVTVKSIEDAQRLKELAQPGKRACVVGGGLIGLETAEAFQMKGMEVTVVEMREQLLPGLFDPEMAYLVEKKLRQSGVEVHTSCSLTGFTGKGSVASVLTSTGEIPTDLVVLSLGVKPNGELAQGAGLETGVKGAIAVDDHMRTSDPDIYACGDCCECTHLVTGKKVYLPLGSTANKQGRVAGINAAGGDARFQGVIGTGIIRVLSINAGRTGLTEAQARAEGYEVATVLSPAPDRAHFFPGAKPIALKLVADRGTGRLLGLQAVGEGAVDKRVDAAATAITFRATAEQISQLDLAYAPPYSAAMDNLIVAADILKNKISGEARGISPMEVKRKLDEGEDFVLLDVRSPAEHAEVAIEGAKLIPLGMLREKLDTLPKDKEIVTFCKISLRGYEAQKILDAAGFPRTSFMDGGILTWPYQLIRPQG
- a CDS encoding DUF134 domain-containing protein; amino-acid sequence: MPRPRKARICSCRHKDGCGTVFKPAGVQMADLEVIRLGHDELEALHLCDGEGKTQEEAGLSMGVSRGTVQRLVASARKKVALALVGEKALAVVECDTKSLPGDGAPSDAEGRE
- a CDS encoding NifB/NifX family molybdenum-iron cluster-binding protein; its protein translation is MMRVCFPVAEDNGMESEIFGHFGSAPVFLVVDLATSDVAAIQNANRIHDHGGCNPIAALGGERVDGVVVGGIGLGALQKLHAAGMRVYQAKEATVGGNVPLLKASTLPEFEPGQTCRGGHGHGHGHGSGCSH
- the chrA gene encoding chromate efflux transporter, which translates into the protein MKFCEQDLPVTETKEKAEGGRELFWEFLKLGCTAFGGPAIIAHVRELAVVRKKWVDAATFKDGVVLSQSIPGATAMQVAAYVGLKAQGVRGAALAYLGLGLPAFFLMLLLSRFYAASRSITEVVSLFGGLQVIVVSIVAHAACTFGKDIVKSVKGVAIALLCAGLLYLKINAAAVIGASALVGMVIFRATPATSPVPEAGDSTVRKRVVISAACVGVGLAALWFAHPRLFTLSARMLEINFLAFGGGLSALPLMHHEFVSRGWLESKAFIDGIALGQVTPGPISITGTFIGYLLFGVAGAVAATLATFSPSFILLILSEPYFARLKSSQLFACASRGIMACFVGLLFYVTYQFSLEIPWDAKRGILALVAFCALLRKVDLLLVVFAGAAFSLALL
- a CDS encoding diguanylate cyclase domain-containing protein: MQKLLIVDDTQTNIEILRGILHHDYKIYSANCGADALQIANREAPDLILLDVMMPEMDGYEVCQELKRSAKTKDVPVIFVSAMSTEADQAKGLECGAIDYMLKPVSTPIVKARVRNHLELKRSRDLLQQLAAELSRKNQDLQKLAIEDGLTRLANRRHFNEVLEMEVRRACHTGQCLSLILCDVDFFKRYNDAYGHLAGDRCLKVVANTMRTVFRRAGDLVARFGGEEFAVILADTPPHAASLLAEKLREEMMRIHVPHQTSQVADCVTISLGVVGAPVTRSSTVSWFIEAADRALYVSKQAGRNRVSVWPCGAEDFVDRGCEIN
- the recD gene encoding exodeoxyribonuclease V subunit alpha, whose protein sequence is MNTPFVLNATDRHFADFIAREAGSASPWLWHAVSLASNAVAGGNICLNLGDIAGAEIEVDGELYPVPSLEELRGHLSQTSVVGSPGEFRPLVLDEDGRLYLYRYWKYERDLVRVIREKSACLEDGVDEPLLAAGVGRLFPASPGEVDWQKLTALAAVRKRFSVISGGPGTGKTSTVVKILALLLEQAAGKKVRIALAAPTGKAAARLKDSIRGMKEKLDTSAEIRALIPEEVSTIHRLLGVRAGSFRFRHSEDNPLPFDVVIIDEASMVALPLMAKLATALKPDARFILLGDRDQLASVEAGAALGDICGGGRREPFSEAFSAFAERVAGEVLPPYEPGSCLTDSLVVLKKNYRFGSESGIGASARAVNAGEGRSALSLLREGRDDVRWQAVPAPERLKKSLTEQVITGYRGYLCASTAEEALRRFDSFRILCALRQGPYGVTGMNDLVEEILSEKGLIQKGSRWYSGRPIMITVNDYNLKLFNGDIGIVLPDQEGEGALRVFFPSPDGGVRKVSPVRLPAHDTVFAMTVHKSQGSEFDKVLMVLPAHETEALTRELIYTGITRAKSSVEIWGDEEVFLGAVSRKVDRKSGLRDALWTVAEGAEIVS